The following proteins come from a genomic window of Gynuella sunshinyii YC6258:
- a CDS encoding contractile injection system protein, VgrG/Pvc8 family, translated as MTFTEITLTLASGTQLPVQYMEGWEDLNQPTRLEINCPITELYEDTDALLGQAVTVSMQAGDHQRVWQLVIDRIQYHSDGAGEYWQFYLCSKLLWGRRLQRTRLFMDLNREQVLRQLLRECGYQDFEVELVYQYSASAHYVKERNITWTVALMSAPGSNKVWRVASKINHDRHNDIYRNHPHPRQRHPITGAIHGRLGRSEPANPTGN; from the coding sequence ATGACATTTACCGAAATCACCCTCACCCTCGCCAGCGGCACCCAATTACCGGTGCAATACATGGAAGGCTGGGAAGATCTGAACCAGCCAACCCGACTGGAAATTAACTGTCCGATCACCGAGCTGTATGAGGATACCGATGCATTGCTCGGCCAGGCCGTCACAGTCTCCATGCAGGCCGGCGATCACCAGCGTGTCTGGCAGCTGGTCATCGACCGTATTCAATACCACAGCGACGGTGCCGGCGAGTACTGGCAATTCTACCTCTGCTCCAAACTGCTCTGGGGCAGACGCCTGCAACGCACCCGCTTATTTATGGACCTCAACCGCGAACAGGTATTACGGCAATTGTTGCGCGAATGCGGTTATCAGGACTTCGAAGTGGAACTGGTTTACCAGTACTCTGCCTCGGCACATTATGTTAAGGAAAGGAATATCACATGGACAGTCGCATTAATGTCAGCACCTGGCTCAAACAAGGTCTGGCGTGTGGCATCGAAAATCAATCATGATCGCCACAATGACATTTACCGAAATCACCCTCACCCTCGCCAGCGGCACCCAATTACCGGTGCAATACATGGAAGGCTGGGAAGATCTGAACCAGCCAACCCGACTGGAAATTAA
- a CDS encoding formylglycine-generating enzyme family protein, producing the protein MKSPLFFLLALLSLTLPACGDESPYSPEVKALIKQTLKHMVYVEGGSFVMGDVGYEVPETNPQGEWVPMADGSMSYRMPFGCDMDCIERHKVTLSGFYLNQYETTYAEYDTYTEANGLPLVREDLRGRSRFIEKEYPVNLGVNWYDAQAYCQWLGKITGLPFDLPTEAQWEYAARSRGMAVRYATDNGELEPGRNYRPHHHGIQPDPPGTYPPNPLGLYDMTGNVNEWVRDWYIPNYYLHSPEKNPIGPSEERSGVKVSRGFGTANSDWTANTVFRRISRPPEFTGGNGFRCAIHSEEPLPRWSALPVEGVESTLK; encoded by the coding sequence ATGAAATCACCTTTGTTCTTCCTATTGGCACTGCTCTCCCTGACCCTGCCCGCCTGTGGCGATGAGTCACCTTATTCCCCGGAGGTGAAAGCCCTGATCAAACAGACCTTGAAGCATATGGTGTATGTGGAAGGCGGCAGTTTTGTGATGGGGGATGTGGGGTATGAAGTCCCTGAAACCAATCCACAGGGTGAGTGGGTGCCGATGGCCGATGGCAGCATGAGTTATCGAATGCCTTTTGGGTGTGATATGGATTGCATCGAACGGCATAAGGTCACCTTAAGTGGTTTTTATCTCAACCAATATGAAACGACGTATGCTGAGTATGATACCTATACCGAAGCGAATGGATTGCCATTGGTTCGGGAGGATCTAAGAGGTCGTTCGAGATTTATTGAAAAAGAATATCCAGTGAACCTGGGGGTAAATTGGTACGACGCTCAGGCTTATTGCCAATGGCTGGGCAAGATTACAGGTTTACCCTTTGATTTACCCACGGAGGCCCAGTGGGAATATGCTGCCCGCAGTCGGGGCATGGCGGTCCGGTATGCCACAGATAACGGTGAGTTGGAGCCGGGCCGTAATTATCGACCCCACCATCATGGCATTCAGCCAGATCCTCCAGGGACGTACCCGCCCAATCCTCTGGGGTTATACGATATGACCGGTAATGTGAATGAGTGGGTAAGGGATTGGTATATACCTAACTACTATTTGCACTCACCAGAAAAAAATCCAATAGGACCAAGTGAAGAACGATCTGGAGTCAAAGTCTCAAGAGGCTTTGGTACCGCGAATTCCGACTGGACTGCCAATACAGTATTTCGGCGGATTTCCAGGCCTCCAGAATTTACCGGAGGCAATGGCTTTCGCTGTGCCATCCACAGTGAAGAGCCATTACCCCGTTGGTCTGCATTACCGGTGGAAGGGGTTGAGTCCACTCTGAAGTGA
- a CDS encoding contractile injection system protein, VgrG/Pvc8 family: MTFTEITLTLASGTQLPVQYMEGWEDLNQPTRLEINCPITELYEDTDALLGQAVTVSMQAGDHQRVWQLVIDRIQYHSDGAGEYWQFYLCSKLLWGRRLQRTRLFMDLNREQVLRQLLRECGYQDFEVELALDPVPAPKGPYLQAQEDNLQCFHRLLAEVGGIYWLEHHPERNHETLVIRNNPGISPYLEQVQWAQVVSGLAPDAQLNRITKAMRRVTGRRRRYGHAVKGDTRSLSRDDANVQGFEPPLSRSEAEQRALFQQQADEQFDWQLELHSFQPLLAVGYTLVLDASQLPVAESGEFRLHKVRHHARTAGSGYGLRYHNEAWVIRRTTPVRLTLAEQADKPLLFPARIESHHDYAELSADGRYYLRPAFDQSGKPIAQASPLLERVSIYASPETDDAPSAGWHFPLLDQSTVLVSCLNNDPARMAILGFIPNRRQIGPVTSDNASQSRIVTPSQNELLFDDDPYVNRIALFTFDGQNQCELCAQNEAAFAGILSQYGSLRLTAGTRLLINTGEHLNERIGQHRAIQVTQNSELRTEQGAIRHQAATEINLSAQQNIYHNSEGDYSLQAADGDIQITVGDGFNTEVSGGDMQVKVAANATHQINGTIHLSSQGGNIIITDGTGGIQLDAAGNLKLWGKKITLNGQSGTQLNGDISYETGGGNEPESVAAVEIPDIPETLELVDELAPRIDDINWQARTVLIGQPAELHIAVTHLMKDSTLNVTIEQVNPDGSTQVVDTLSHTVTEANGIIALSWQTPQHTAEPENRHASEGLKPYYYRAKAECGSALFEWSDNLQININLKVDMTEMAGQQYEDGTLIQLVTADQQHHEGEIRHQTVWFNNVASGGCSLRVLGAVNTHREA; encoded by the coding sequence GTGCAGTACATGGAAGGCTGGGAAGATCTGAACCAGCCGACCCGGCTGGAAATTAACTGTCCGATCACCGAGCTGTATGAGGATACCGATGCATTGCTCGGCCAGGCCGTCACAGTCTCCATGCAGGCTGGCGATCACCAGCGTGTCTGGCAGCTGGTCATCGACCGTATTCAATACCACAGCGACGGTGCCGGCGAGTACTGGCAATTCTACCTCTGCTCCAAGCTGCTTTGGGGCAGACGCCTGCAACGCACCCGCTTATTTATGGACCTCAACCGCGAACAGGTATTACGGCAACTGTTGCGCGAATGCGGTTATCAGGACTTCGAGGTGGAATTGGCCCTCGACCCGGTACCTGCACCCAAAGGGCCATACCTGCAAGCCCAGGAAGACAACCTGCAATGTTTCCACCGCCTGCTCGCCGAAGTGGGCGGCATTTACTGGCTCGAACACCATCCCGAGCGCAACCATGAAACTCTGGTCATCCGTAACAACCCTGGCATCAGCCCTTATCTCGAACAGGTCCAATGGGCGCAGGTGGTGTCCGGACTGGCACCCGATGCCCAGCTCAACCGCATCACCAAAGCCATGCGCCGGGTGACCGGACGCCGTCGTCGTTATGGCCATGCGGTCAAAGGCGACACTCGCTCACTGAGCCGGGATGACGCCAACGTACAGGGTTTCGAACCGCCCCTGTCACGTTCCGAAGCCGAACAACGGGCCTTGTTCCAACAACAGGCCGACGAACAGTTCGACTGGCAACTGGAACTGCACAGCTTTCAACCCCTGCTCGCCGTTGGCTATACCCTGGTACTCGATGCCTCGCAACTGCCCGTCGCCGAAAGTGGGGAATTCCGTCTTCATAAGGTCCGTCACCATGCCCGTACCGCTGGTAGCGGTTATGGCCTGCGCTATCACAACGAAGCCTGGGTCATTCGCCGGACCACACCGGTCCGCCTGACCCTGGCGGAACAGGCCGACAAACCGTTGCTGTTTCCGGCCCGGATCGAGAGTCACCATGACTACGCCGAACTCAGTGCCGACGGTCGTTACTACCTGCGTCCGGCTTTTGATCAGAGCGGCAAACCCATCGCCCAGGCCAGCCCGCTGCTGGAGCGTGTCAGTATTTACGCCAGCCCGGAGACCGATGACGCACCTTCGGCCGGCTGGCATTTTCCTTTACTGGATCAAAGTACCGTGCTGGTCAGCTGCCTGAACAACGATCCCGCCCGCATGGCCATTTTAGGCTTCATCCCCAACCGGCGGCAGATCGGACCAGTGACCAGCGACAACGCCAGCCAGTCCCGGATTGTCACGCCGAGTCAGAACGAACTGCTGTTCGACGATGATCCCTATGTCAACCGCATCGCCCTGTTCACCTTCGACGGTCAAAACCAGTGCGAACTGTGCGCCCAGAACGAAGCCGCCTTCGCCGGCATCCTCAGCCAATACGGCAGCCTGCGCCTGACCGCCGGCACCCGGTTACTGATCAACACAGGTGAACACCTCAACGAACGCATCGGCCAGCACCGCGCTATACAGGTCACACAAAACAGCGAACTGCGCACCGAACAAGGCGCCATTCGTCATCAGGCTGCGACCGAAATAAACCTCAGCGCACAACAGAACATCTACCACAACAGCGAGGGTGACTACAGCCTCCAGGCCGCCGATGGCGATATCCAGATCACCGTCGGCGACGGCTTCAACACCGAAGTCAGCGGCGGCGACATGCAGGTTAAAGTCGCCGCCAACGCCACCCACCAGATCAATGGCACCATCCACCTGAGCAGCCAGGGCGGCAACATCATCATCACCGACGGCACCGGCGGCATACAACTCGACGCCGCCGGCAACCTCAAACTCTGGGGCAAAAAAATCACCCTCAACGGCCAGAGCGGCACCCAGCTGAATGGCGACATCAGCTATGAAACCGGTGGCGGGAATGAGCCGGAGAGTGTGGCGGCGGTGGAGATTCCGGACATACCGGAGACGCTGGAACTGGTGGATGAACTGGCACCGCGTATTGATGATATCAACTGGCAGGCCCGCACAGTTCTGATTGGTCAACCGGCAGAGCTTCATATTGCCGTCACCCATTTAATGAAAGACTCGACCCTGAACGTCACCATCGAGCAAGTCAACCCCGATGGTTCGACTCAGGTCGTCGACACTCTCAGCCACACAGTAACAGAAGCCAATGGCATCATTGCGCTATCCTGGCAAACACCTCAGCATACCGCTGAGCCTGAAAACCGCCATGCCTCTGAAGGCCTGAAACCTTATTACTACCGAGCCAAAGCAGAATGCGGCAGCGCACTATTCGAGTGGTCGGATAACCTGCAAATCAATATCAACCTTAAAGTCGACATGACCGAAATGGCCGGTCAACAGTACGAGGATGGAACCTTGATCCAGTTAGTCACAGCTGATCAACAGCATCATGAAGGCGAGATACGCCATCAAACTGTCTGGTTTAACAATGTCGCCAGTGGCGGCTGCAGCCTGCGGGTACTGGGCGCTGTCAACACACACAGGGAGGCCTGA
- a CDS encoding OmpA family protein, with protein MTDSHTSTLHHNLPPSSEPLVIKPTALENEQALAEVLYCPEQHSLVTLSATDLDILNDYAQQYNQPVEQLLKAQQNGTDAQKQQAKAAVSQKLDALVKGGGIGDVQWYELHSLNKKRKIYLMPGEFLAYHKHLKIRRFYPLEGQPGDINNAFGSLKTPTGDIDPEKFKDAFKQATAEIKAEWNIKSGQVSVKTIMPGLAAWLLDDELTALDNWIAGINETLKWQSSASDKRRKVILEHLQAEPLTLEDYSKANRLAQETWDKENPIAGYTFDLLRKAPQIKGQKYNSARQDLIHTVEQIPLPTARWDASAEANLMRYSMGASTGLAMDLTKGVICAEAKAEMDIALAEGKLQGALYYPDTSGHEAKVTMTVKTKKGDWQVFDRAVPNQVHFDVDSEFINLWAVTDIFESLRHWELLKKTIGQNKYQLTIIGHTSAPGTREYNRRLSQRRAQVVYGLLSNNPRIWEIMFIDQHWGDVERIYMRTAIQKLMPQSDQQQTDRQLISAYFKVCHNYYQLGDLKLPTLVQQEFARNYILPLGETELMIDTPQEERLNRRVEFVLYELVGETATEAQENVSFGHLRLKFEGHVGGYVGVNASVSAAISINARQGSMEFQGTQAESSRKESPAMAEGKFAAFAGAKVEAGLKAALDWRKPQEHKQAMPDWNTLGSLGYIVNGYLGAALQGSFQIGYDTQIQRFVIRAQASLCIGAGAGGKVDFTVDAKQVWAFIDLVYNQLRKADFSVIDFFQDEIYDRFVAWSYELMKQGYLFQGMAMRGGIEVANQAVQLLDVGSNIYESFATSENESDSLEQLIDYLKHHASAARYAPPEVKGRVLYRLLETEETWWHRWGLTDYDREREEAVQFLLTEGVVSKREYQEVLEHTLGRSIAGRSEAEKCRHASQVQETLLNFMNDKEDRAALTQWWDTLPDPGQCSCSSLQSGLNPFHR; from the coding sequence ATGACGGATTCTCATACCAGCACGTTACACCATAACTTACCCCCCAGCAGTGAACCGCTGGTCATTAAACCGACGGCACTTGAAAATGAACAGGCACTGGCCGAGGTACTGTATTGCCCGGAGCAGCATAGTCTGGTCACGTTATCCGCAACGGATCTGGATATCCTCAACGACTATGCCCAACAATACAATCAGCCCGTTGAGCAGTTGCTCAAAGCACAGCAAAACGGCACAGATGCCCAAAAACAGCAGGCAAAAGCAGCCGTAAGCCAGAAGCTCGATGCCCTTGTAAAAGGCGGAGGTATCGGCGATGTGCAGTGGTACGAGCTGCATTCACTCAACAAGAAGCGCAAAATCTACCTGATGCCGGGTGAATTTCTGGCCTATCACAAACATCTCAAGATCCGGCGTTTTTATCCACTTGAAGGCCAGCCCGGCGATATCAACAATGCCTTTGGGTCACTCAAAACCCCAACCGGTGATATCGATCCGGAGAAATTCAAAGATGCCTTCAAACAAGCCACCGCTGAAATCAAAGCCGAATGGAACATCAAGTCCGGTCAGGTCTCTGTCAAAACCATTATGCCCGGTCTGGCCGCCTGGTTGCTGGACGATGAACTGACTGCGCTGGATAACTGGATTGCCGGCATTAACGAAACCCTCAAATGGCAGAGCAGCGCCTCCGATAAACGCCGCAAGGTTATCCTGGAGCATTTACAGGCAGAGCCTTTGACGCTGGAAGATTACAGTAAAGCCAATCGATTAGCGCAGGAAACATGGGATAAAGAGAATCCTATCGCAGGTTACACATTCGATCTCCTACGAAAGGCACCACAAATAAAGGGTCAAAAATACAATTCAGCTCGTCAGGATTTGATCCACACTGTTGAACAGATTCCCCTGCCAACCGCCCGCTGGGATGCCAGTGCCGAAGCCAACCTGATGCGTTACAGCATGGGAGCCAGCACCGGTCTGGCCATGGATCTGACCAAAGGGGTGATCTGTGCCGAAGCAAAAGCGGAAATGGATATTGCCCTGGCAGAGGGTAAACTGCAGGGAGCCCTGTACTATCCGGACACCAGCGGCCATGAAGCCAAAGTCACCATGACGGTGAAAACCAAAAAAGGGGATTGGCAAGTCTTTGATCGCGCTGTGCCGAATCAGGTGCATTTTGATGTGGATTCGGAATTTATCAACTTGTGGGCAGTCACAGATATTTTTGAAAGCCTGCGTCACTGGGAACTGTTGAAAAAAACCATCGGTCAGAACAAATACCAACTCACCATTATCGGCCATACCAGCGCCCCTGGTACAAGAGAGTATAACCGTCGTCTCAGCCAGCGCCGTGCCCAGGTCGTCTATGGGTTATTGAGCAATAACCCCCGAATCTGGGAAATCATGTTTATTGATCAGCATTGGGGCGACGTGGAGCGAATCTATATGCGCACGGCGATTCAAAAACTGATGCCTCAGTCAGATCAGCAGCAGACTGATCGGCAACTGATCAGTGCGTATTTCAAGGTCTGCCACAACTATTATCAGCTGGGCGATTTAAAACTGCCAACACTGGTCCAGCAGGAGTTTGCCCGTAACTACATTCTGCCTCTGGGCGAAACCGAACTTATGATTGATACCCCGCAGGAAGAGCGATTGAACCGCAGGGTTGAATTTGTGTTGTATGAACTGGTCGGGGAAACAGCAACCGAAGCACAGGAAAACGTCAGCTTCGGGCATCTGCGTTTAAAATTTGAAGGCCATGTCGGAGGATATGTCGGCGTCAATGCCAGTGTCTCTGCAGCGATCAGCATCAATGCCAGGCAGGGAAGCATGGAGTTTCAGGGCACCCAGGCAGAGAGTTCCCGTAAAGAAAGCCCGGCGATGGCTGAAGGGAAGTTTGCGGCCTTTGCGGGTGCCAAAGTCGAAGCCGGCCTGAAAGCCGCGCTGGACTGGCGTAAGCCGCAGGAACACAAGCAAGCGATGCCCGACTGGAACACCCTTGGCTCCCTGGGTTACATCGTCAACGGCTATCTGGGGGCGGCACTGCAGGGCAGCTTTCAGATTGGCTATGACACCCAGATTCAACGTTTTGTCATCCGGGCTCAGGCCAGTTTATGCATTGGTGCCGGTGCCGGTGGTAAAGTGGATTTTACTGTGGATGCCAAACAGGTCTGGGCGTTTATTGATCTGGTATACAACCAATTGCGCAAGGCTGATTTCAGTGTCATCGACTTCTTTCAGGATGAAATTTATGACCGTTTTGTAGCATGGTCTTATGAATTGATGAAACAAGGATATCTGTTTCAGGGCATGGCTATGCGGGGCGGTATTGAAGTGGCCAATCAAGCGGTACAGCTTCTGGATGTAGGTAGTAATATCTATGAATCTTTTGCAACCAGCGAAAACGAATCCGATTCTCTGGAGCAATTGATCGACTACCTGAAGCACCATGCCAGTGCCGCCCGATATGCACCACCTGAGGTGAAAGGCCGGGTATTGTACCGGCTGCTCGAAACCGAGGAAACCTGGTGGCATCGCTGGGGGTTGACTGACTATGATCGGGAACGGGAAGAGGCCGTGCAATTTCTGTTAACCGAAGGCGTTGTCAGCAAACGTGAGTATCAGGAAGTACTGGAACATACACTTGGCCGCTCAATCGCCGGCCGCAGCGAAGCCGAAAAATGCCGCCATGCCAGTCAGGTACAAGAGACTCTGTTGAACTTTATGAATGACAAGGAAGATCGCGCGGCCCTGACCCAATGGTGGGACACACTGCCCGATCCCGGACAGTGCAGCTGCTCATCACTTCAGAGTGGACTCAACCCCTTCCACCGGTAA
- a CDS encoding phage late control D family protein — MTFTEITLTLASGTQLPVQYMEGWEDLNQPTRLEINCPITELYEDTDALLGQAVTVSMQAGDHQRVWQLVIDRIQYHSDGAGEYWQFYLCSKLLWGRRLQRTRLFMDLNREQVLRQLLRECGYQDFEVELALDPVPAPKGPYLQAQEDNLQCFHRLLAEVGGIYWLEHHPERNHETLVIRNNPGISPYLEQVQWAQVVSGLAPDAQLNRITKAMRRVTGRRRRYGHAVKGDTRSLSRDDANVQGFEPPLSRSEAEQRALFQQQADEQFDWQLELHSFQPLLAVGYTLVLDASQLPVAESGEFRLHKVRHHARTAGSGYGLRYHNEAWVIRRTTPVRLTLAEQADKPLLFPARIESHHDYAELSADGRYYLRPAFDQSGKPIAQASPLLERVSIYASPETDDAPSAGWHFPLLDQVPCWSAA; from the coding sequence ATGACATTTACCGAAATCACCCTCACCCTCGCCAGCGGCACCCAATTACCGGTGCAATACATGGAAGGCTGGGAAGATCTGAACCAGCCAACCCGACTGGAAATTAACTGTCCGATCACCGAGCTGTATGAGGATACCGATGCATTGCTCGGCCAGGCCGTCACAGTCTCCATGCAGGCCGGCGATCACCAGCGTGTCTGGCAGCTGGTCATCGACCGTATTCAATACCACAGCGACGGTGCCGGCGAGTACTGGCAATTCTACCTCTGCTCCAAACTGCTCTGGGGCAGACGCCTGCAACGCACCCGCTTATTTATGGACCTCAACCGCGAACAGGTATTACGGCAATTGTTGCGCGAATGCGGTTATCAGGACTTCGAAGTGGAACTGGCCCTCGACCCGGTACCTGCACCCAAAGGGCCATACCTGCAAGCCCAGGAAGATAACCTGCAATGTTTCCACCGCCTGCTCGCCGAAGTGGGCGGCATTTACTGGCTCGAACACCATCCCGAGCGCAACCATGAAACTCTGGTCATCCGTAACAACCCTGGCATCAGCCCTTATCTCGAACAGGTCCAATGGGCGCAGGTGGTGTCCGGACTGGCACCCGATGCCCAGCTCAACCGCATCACCAAAGCCATGCGCCGGGTGACCGGACGCCGTCGTCGTTATGGCCATGCGGTCAAAGGCGACACTCGCTCACTGAGCCGGGATGACGCCAACGTACAGGGTTTCGAACCGCCCCTGTCACGTTCCGAAGCCGAACAACGGGCCTTGTTCCAACAACAGGCCGACGAACAGTTCGACTGGCAACTGGAACTGCACAGCTTTCAACCCCTGCTCGCCGTTGGCTATACCCTGGTACTCGATGCCTCGCAACTGCCCGTCGCCGAAAGTGGGGAATTCCGTCTTCATAAGGTCCGTCACCATGCCCGTACCGCTGGTAGCGGTTATGGCCTGCGCTATCACAACGAAGCCTGGGTCATTCGCCGGACCACACCGGTCCGCCTGACCCTGGCGGAACAGGCCGACAAACCGTTGCTGTTTCCGGCCCGGATCGAGAGTCACCATGACTACGCCGAACTCAGTGCCGACGGTCGTTACTACCTGCGTCCGGCTTTTGATCAGAGCGGCAAACCCATCGCCCAGGCCAGCCCGCTGCTGGAGCGTGTCAGTATTTACGCCAGCCCGGAGACCGATGACGCACCTTCGGCCGGCTGGCATTTTCCTTTACTGGATCAAGTACCGTGCTGGTCAGCTGCCTGA
- a CDS encoding peptidoglycan-binding protein, with protein MEQLDIPDTEELDLLPFMANQSLWLEVVLINDQQEAIANSEYLITAPDGTEYRGCTDSNGIARIEGLSHLSGYHISFPTLPIPSRLSSGQSTKPPVTAVINLLLRDSDGQAMANVRVSLTVGEDTLETFTEADGRLRMSLNNPSTEEGQLDVFLDTDSEKPSHSFQLQLQRLDSIDSISGIQARCNNLGFDCGEINGELNNKTQAAIKAFQATYGLTEDGEPGPLTKKKLHKVYGG; from the coding sequence GTGGAGCAACTAGATATCCCGGATACAGAAGAACTTGATTTATTGCCCTTTATGGCCAATCAATCATTATGGCTCGAAGTAGTACTGATCAACGATCAGCAAGAAGCAATAGCCAACTCTGAATATCTGATCACAGCACCTGATGGTACCGAATACCGTGGCTGTACCGATAGTAACGGTATTGCTCGCATTGAGGGTTTAAGTCATCTATCGGGCTATCACATATCGTTTCCTACCTTACCAATACCGTCACGTCTTTCGTCCGGTCAATCTACCAAACCGCCAGTTACAGCTGTTATCAATCTGTTATTGAGAGATTCTGACGGCCAGGCAATGGCGAATGTTCGCGTGTCTTTGACCGTCGGTGAAGACACTCTGGAAACTTTTACAGAGGCTGATGGCCGATTGCGGATGAGTTTAAACAATCCGAGCACTGAAGAAGGCCAACTGGATGTTTTTCTAGACACAGACAGTGAGAAACCATCCCATTCTTTCCAACTGCAGCTACAACGGTTAGACAGCATCGATTCTATCTCTGGCATACAAGCCCGTTGCAATAACCTGGGTTTTGATTGTGGCGAAATAAACGGGGAACTGAACAACAAAACCCAGGCCGCCATCAAAGCGTTTCAGGCAACTTACGGATTAACGGAAGATGGAGAACCCGGTCCGCTGACCAAGAAAAAATTGCATAAAGTATATGGAGGTTAA